A window from Vulpes vulpes isolate BD-2025 chromosome 9, VulVul3, whole genome shotgun sequence encodes these proteins:
- the RAB43 gene encoding ras-related protein Rab-43 isoform X2 has protein sequence MAGPGPGPGDPDEQYDFLFKLVLVGDASVGKTCVVQRFKTGAFSERQGSTIGVDFTMKTLEIQGKRVKLQIWDTAGQERFRTITQSYYRSANGAILAYDITKRSSFLSVPHWIEDVRKYAGSNIVQLLIGNKSDLGHLREVPLAEAQSLAEHYDILCAIETSAKDSSNVEEAFVRVATELVVRHGGPLLSEKGTDHIQLDSKDVGESWGCGC, from the exons ATGGCGGGCCCAGGCCCGGGCCCGGGGGACCCGGACGAGCAGTACGATTTCCTGTTCAAGCTGGTGCTGGTGGGCGACGCGAGCGTGGGCAAGACGTGCGTGGTGCAGCGCTTCAAGACCGGCGCCTTCTCGGAGCGCCAGGGCAGCACCATCGGCGTCGACTTCACCATGAAGACGCTGGAGATCCAGGGCAAGCGGGTCAAG CTGCAGATCTGGGACACAGCTGGCCAGGAGCGATTCCGCACCATCACCCAGAGCTACTACCGCAGTGCCAATGGGGCCATCCTCGCTTACGACATCACCAAGAGGAGCTCCTTTCTGTCTGTGCCTCACTGGATCGAGGATGTGAGGAAGTACGCGGGCTCTAACATCGTGCAGCTGCTGATTG GGAACAAGTCGGACCTCGGCCACCTCCGCGAGGTCCCGCTGGCCGAGGCGCAGAGCCTGGCAGAGCACTACGACATCCTGTGTGCCATTGAGACGTCGGCCAAGGACTCGAGCAACGTGGAGGAAGCCTTCGTAAGGGTGGCCACGGAGCTGGTTGTCAGACACGGTGGCCCGCTGCTCAGTGAGAAGGGCACTGACCACATCCAGCTGGACAGCAAGGACGTCGGGGAGAGCTGGGGCTGCGGCTGCTGA
- the RAB43 gene encoding ras-related protein Rab-43 isoform X1 — translation MAGPGPGPGDPDEQYDFLFKLVLVGDASVGKTCVVQRFKTGAFSERQGSTIGVDFTMKTLEIQGKRVKIWDTAGQERFRTITQSYYRSANGAILAYDITKRSSFLSVPHWIEDVRKYAGSNIVQLLIGNKSDLGHLREVPLAEAQSLAEHYDILCAIETSAKDSSNVEEAFVRVATELVVRHGGPLLSEKGTDHIQLDSKDVGESWGCGC, via the exons ATGGCGGGCCCAGGCCCGGGCCCGGGGGACCCGGACGAGCAGTACGATTTCCTGTTCAAGCTGGTGCTGGTGGGCGACGCGAGCGTGGGCAAGACGTGCGTGGTGCAGCGCTTCAAGACCGGCGCCTTCTCGGAGCGCCAGGGCAGCACCATCGGCGTCGACTTCACCATGAAGACGCTGGAGATCCAGGGCAAGCGGGTCAAG ATCTGGGACACAGCTGGCCAGGAGCGATTCCGCACCATCACCCAGAGCTACTACCGCAGTGCCAATGGGGCCATCCTCGCTTACGACATCACCAAGAGGAGCTCCTTTCTGTCTGTGCCTCACTGGATCGAGGATGTGAGGAAGTACGCGGGCTCTAACATCGTGCAGCTGCTGATTG GGAACAAGTCGGACCTCGGCCACCTCCGCGAGGTCCCGCTGGCCGAGGCGCAGAGCCTGGCAGAGCACTACGACATCCTGTGTGCCATTGAGACGTCGGCCAAGGACTCGAGCAACGTGGAGGAAGCCTTCGTAAGGGTGGCCACGGAGCTGGTTGTCAGACACGGTGGCCCGCTGCTCAGTGAGAAGGGCACTGACCACATCCAGCTGGACAGCAAGGACGTCGGGGAGAGCTGGGGCTGCGGCTGCTGA